A window of Corallococcus macrosporus DSM 14697 contains these coding sequences:
- a CDS encoding DUF2381 family protein has product MRTLPVFGYGLIAVLVVSSAAQARDERDKPAVRAIMLSEHPANGTHSVYVKGQVVTTLRFEQTVDPSKTKMMGWEGRLEPLVVARNKVILEPIRDLHRDEGIPLVVTLIDGTEIPFLVKPPWRKSDGGWPPILDQQVDVFKNRESYASMYAALMDALKKNDTLTEENERYRKEENSVDHALATLLANGEVKKTPFRRKRYWRAKNEDMDMKVELFEGPGKAAVVIHLKNTDYGQPWAFDGAYLTRDFTSYTARPFALRMDRGEIAHGQSGKIAVVADKSAFETGGGQLADLFLQIFRGDGLLQVAVAMDHTLVRQ; this is encoded by the coding sequence ATGCGCACTCTCCCCGTTTTCGGGTATGGCCTGATCGCTGTCCTCGTGGTGTCATCAGCCGCTCAGGCCCGCGACGAGCGCGACAAGCCCGCTGTGCGCGCCATCATGCTCTCCGAGCACCCAGCAAACGGCACCCACTCCGTCTACGTGAAGGGGCAGGTCGTCACGACACTGCGGTTCGAGCAGACTGTAGACCCGAGCAAGACGAAGATGATGGGTTGGGAGGGGCGGCTTGAACCGTTGGTAGTGGCTCGCAACAAGGTCATCCTTGAGCCCATTCGTGACCTCCACCGGGATGAGGGCATTCCCCTGGTCGTGACGCTGATTGATGGGACCGAGATTCCGTTCCTCGTGAAGCCCCCGTGGCGCAAGAGCGACGGAGGGTGGCCGCCGATTCTCGACCAGCAGGTCGACGTGTTCAAAAATCGGGAGAGCTATGCGTCCATGTACGCGGCCCTGATGGACGCGCTCAAGAAGAACGACACGCTCACAGAAGAGAATGAGCGCTACCGCAAGGAAGAGAACTCAGTCGATCACGCCCTCGCGACGTTGCTTGCCAACGGGGAGGTCAAGAAGACACCGTTTCGCCGCAAGAGGTACTGGCGCGCGAAAAACGAGGACATGGACATGAAGGTGGAACTGTTCGAGGGCCCCGGGAAGGCGGCGGTCGTCATCCACCTGAAGAACACCGACTACGGCCAGCCATGGGCATTTGATGGCGCCTACCTGACTCGCGATTTCACCAGCTACACGGCTCGCCCCTTTGCGCTTCGCATGGACCGAGGCGAGATCGCGCACGGTCAGTCGGGAAAGATCGCGGTTGTGGCTGACAAGAGCGCCTTCGAGACAGGGGGTGGACAGCTCGCTGATCTCTTCCTACAGATCTTCCGGGGGGATGGGCTCCTACAGGTCGCGGTGGCGATGGATCACACCCTCGTTCGGCAGTAG
- a CDS encoding serine/threonine protein kinase: MHTIKALLLGSIVLLTTSSGCATTGGVALRPDGTPGPQECSAKALEVMRYLKLHVGDSAWVDLDANQLDARRITLYDGPIESILDEEFGTLESTTRLYGQVWTSGPQVVIRWYEAHPPDSEKVPLCAVARLSRDQMRKLPESKPGMAILEGSKAAAYIVDAFR, encoded by the coding sequence ATGCACACGATCAAAGCGCTGCTGCTCGGCTCCATCGTCCTGCTCACCACGTCTTCCGGCTGCGCTACAACCGGCGGCGTGGCACTCCGTCCGGACGGCACGCCGGGGCCGCAGGAGTGCTCGGCGAAGGCGCTCGAAGTCATGCGGTATTTGAAGCTGCATGTTGGCGATTCCGCGTGGGTGGACCTTGATGCGAACCAACTCGACGCAAGGCGCATCACGCTCTACGACGGACCTATCGAGAGCATCCTGGACGAGGAGTTTGGGACGCTCGAGTCGACGACCCGCTTGTACGGACAGGTCTGGACGAGCGGCCCACAGGTCGTCATTCGGTGGTACGAGGCCCACCCGCCGGACAGCGAGAAGGTTCCCCTCTGCGCGGTAGCCCGGCTCAGCCGTGACCAGATGCGGAAGCTGCCCGAGTCGAAGCCCGGGATGGCCATTCTCGAAGGCTCCAAGGCAGCAGCCTACATTGTCGATGCGTTCCGTTGA
- a CDS encoding cell wall anchor protein: protein MTPFRSLWIAAALLMAACGTPELAQPDDVQDATTAQGLSTLSVRGTTSASGLAITALSIPTPVGTAAGDVLVMQLSNREAVAAVATPPAGWTLLRSEQSASAIKSWLFLRVATAAEPSSHTFTLDLASSMAATLVAVSGADPLQPIDVHVGQKNGNSASLALPVATTSSANGLAVWFSAQVWGGAACPAVHTPPTGFTEQLDTCLVSPSRGVLHSAATSELGAAGAQPAFTGSSTLPNTNITHAVVLRPLQPPATGEISLVGATHASGKTVTSLTLSTPPGVAAGNVLLAHLANRNQIGAELTPPTGWTLVRTDMSTWSIRGWVFVRVATASEPASHTFQSSIASYLVGNLVAYAGVDPANPIDTHAGKSNSGSTAFTTPQLSTSTAGGAAVWFGAQAWTGAACPTPAIEPPAGFAETYDTCLVSSSQGLVFNAAFMPLAGAGLQGPFNGSSTFAETNVAQVVALRRAEAAPSSGVALRGSSHHSGLSIASLSIPKPSGTEANDALIARVTVRNNISATVTPPAGWTFLRSEQSAWAIRTWIFYRVAGASEPASYAFELDATTHMAGSVEAFSGVDPVQPIDVHAGQKNGDSASFTVPDVVTGSAGGLAVWYGSQVWPDATCPATGIEPALGFTEAFDACLGHTNGLLFNAAYRALTAPGLQTGLSGSSAFVQTNTAHVIVLRAANAPTCMAGDTYASTFTLQGTVTAPEIVEPSGLAASRVVGNALYVHNEDTTAIVAIDTLNASTLGTFNVTNVTPADWEDLATGPCPSGSCIFIGDIGKWSANFPPGGSPTSFTVYRVPEPELANGQTSGGLVAEAFPFVYPDGAKDAESLMVHPTTGDIYVVTKNGGTGQSGVYKFPQPLTPGVQATLIHVHTIQLPLNGDANFSAATAAAIHPCADRFLLRTYRTVYEFRATPGLGFESAVFATPVTLTDTTEGQGEALEYEANGASYFTMSESPSPFRLKRVPLL, encoded by the coding sequence ATGACCCCATTCCGAAGTCTGTGGATTGCGGCCGCCCTCCTGATGGCCGCCTGTGGAACGCCTGAGCTCGCGCAGCCCGACGACGTACAGGATGCGACGACGGCCCAGGGCCTCTCCACGCTCTCCGTGCGAGGAACCACCAGCGCGAGCGGCCTGGCCATCACCGCCCTCTCCATCCCCACCCCCGTCGGTACGGCCGCCGGAGATGTGCTGGTGATGCAGCTGAGCAATCGCGAGGCCGTCGCCGCCGTCGCCACCCCACCCGCTGGCTGGACGCTGCTGCGCTCCGAGCAGAGCGCCTCGGCCATCAAGTCCTGGCTCTTCCTCCGCGTGGCCACCGCGGCCGAGCCGAGCAGTCACACCTTCACCCTCGACCTCGCCAGCTCCATGGCGGCCACCCTGGTCGCGGTGTCGGGCGCGGATCCGCTCCAGCCGATCGACGTGCACGTGGGCCAGAAGAATGGCAACAGCGCGAGCCTCGCGCTGCCCGTCGCCACCACGTCGTCCGCGAACGGCCTCGCCGTGTGGTTCTCCGCCCAGGTCTGGGGAGGCGCCGCGTGCCCCGCGGTCCACACCCCGCCCACGGGCTTCACCGAGCAGCTCGACACCTGCCTCGTCTCGCCGTCGCGCGGCGTGCTGCACAGCGCCGCCACCTCGGAGCTCGGGGCCGCAGGTGCCCAGCCCGCCTTCACCGGCAGCTCCACGCTCCCCAACACCAACATCACGCACGCGGTGGTGCTGCGTCCCCTCCAGCCGCCGGCCACCGGGGAGATCTCCCTCGTCGGCGCCACGCACGCGAGCGGCAAGACGGTCACCAGCCTGACCCTCTCGACCCCTCCGGGCGTCGCCGCCGGTAACGTGCTGCTGGCGCACCTCGCGAACCGGAACCAGATCGGCGCCGAGCTCACCCCGCCTACAGGTTGGACGCTGGTGCGCACCGACATGAGCACCTGGAGCATCCGCGGCTGGGTGTTCGTCCGCGTCGCCACCGCCAGCGAGCCCGCGAGCCACACCTTCCAGAGCTCCATCGCGAGCTACCTCGTCGGCAACCTCGTGGCGTATGCCGGCGTCGATCCGGCCAACCCGATCGACACGCACGCCGGCAAGAGCAACAGCGGCTCGACGGCCTTCACGACGCCGCAGCTGAGCACCTCGACCGCGGGCGGGGCCGCCGTCTGGTTCGGCGCGCAGGCGTGGACCGGCGCCGCGTGTCCGACCCCGGCGATCGAGCCCCCCGCGGGCTTCGCCGAGACCTACGACACCTGCCTGGTGTCCTCGTCCCAGGGCCTCGTCTTCAACGCCGCCTTCATGCCCCTCGCCGGTGCTGGCCTCCAGGGACCGTTCAACGGGAGCTCGACGTTCGCCGAGACCAACGTCGCGCAGGTCGTCGCCCTTCGCCGCGCCGAGGCCGCGCCGTCCTCGGGGGTCGCGTTGCGTGGGAGCTCGCACCACAGCGGCCTGTCAATCGCTTCGCTGTCGATCCCCAAGCCCTCGGGGACCGAGGCCAACGACGCGCTCATCGCGCGGGTGACCGTGCGCAACAACATCTCCGCGACCGTCACGCCGCCCGCCGGCTGGACGTTCCTGCGCTCGGAGCAGAGCGCCTGGGCCATCCGCACCTGGATCTTCTACCGCGTCGCGGGCGCCTCCGAGCCTGCGAGCTACGCGTTCGAACTGGACGCGACCACCCACATGGCGGGGAGCGTGGAGGCCTTCAGCGGCGTCGATCCGGTCCAGCCAATCGACGTGCACGCAGGCCAGAAGAACGGCGACTCCGCGTCGTTCACCGTGCCCGACGTGGTGACCGGCAGCGCGGGTGGCCTCGCCGTCTGGTACGGCTCACAGGTCTGGCCGGACGCCACCTGCCCTGCCACTGGCATCGAGCCGGCGCTCGGCTTCACCGAGGCCTTCGACGCGTGCCTGGGTCACACCAACGGACTGCTCTTCAATGCGGCCTACCGGGCGCTCACCGCGCCGGGCCTCCAGACGGGCCTCTCCGGCAGCTCCGCGTTCGTGCAGACCAACACCGCGCACGTCATCGTCCTGCGCGCCGCCAACGCCCCCACCTGCATGGCCGGCGACACGTACGCGAGCACCTTCACGCTCCAGGGCACCGTGACCGCGCCGGAGATCGTGGAGCCCTCGGGCCTGGCCGCGAGCCGCGTGGTCGGCAACGCGCTCTACGTGCACAACGAGGACACCACCGCCATCGTCGCCATCGACACGCTCAACGCGAGCACGCTCGGCACGTTCAACGTGACCAACGTGACGCCGGCCGACTGGGAGGACCTCGCGACCGGGCCCTGCCCGAGCGGCTCGTGCATCTTCATCGGTGACATCGGGAAGTGGAGCGCCAACTTCCCTCCGGGTGGCAGCCCCACGTCGTTCACGGTCTACCGCGTGCCCGAGCCGGAGCTCGCCAACGGCCAGACCTCGGGGGGGCTCGTCGCCGAGGCCTTCCCGTTCGTCTATCCGGACGGCGCGAAGGACGCGGAGTCGCTGATGGTGCACCCCACCACCGGGGACATCTACGTCGTCACCAAGAACGGGGGCACGGGGCAGAGCGGCGTGTACAAGTTCCCCCAGCCGCTGACGCCGGGCGTGCAGGCCACGCTGATCCACGTCCACACGATCCAACTGCCGCTGAACGGAGACGCCAACTTCTCGGCCGCGACCGCGGCGGCGATCCACCCATGCGCGGATCGCTTCCTCCTTCGCACCTACCGCACTGTCTACGAGTTCCGTGCGACGCCGGGACTTGGCTTCGAGTCGGCCGTCTTCGCGACGCCCGTCACGCTGACCGACACCACCGAGGGCCAGGGTGAGGCGCTCGAGTACGAGGCCAACGGCGCGAGCTACTTCACAATGAGCGAGAGCCCCTCGCCCTTCAGGCTCAAGCGCGTGCCCCTGCTGTAG
- a CDS encoding GNAT family N-acetyltransferase, which produces MKTGATFTFIQPGHPLYAGELELRFRVLREPLGHTRDDVAFPFEADSLHLVAHHEEVVLGCVLFNPEDAHGGRLFQMAVAPHLQGQGLGARLVRTLEVELARRGLTHVHLHARAPAVPFYERLGYAVFGDPYTEVGIPHRDMRKTLG; this is translated from the coding sequence GTGAAGACCGGCGCCACCTTCACCTTCATCCAACCCGGGCATCCGCTGTACGCGGGCGAGCTGGAGCTGCGCTTCCGCGTGCTGCGCGAGCCGCTGGGCCACACGCGTGACGACGTGGCCTTCCCCTTCGAGGCGGACAGCCTGCACCTGGTGGCGCACCACGAGGAGGTGGTGCTCGGCTGCGTCCTCTTCAACCCCGAGGATGCCCACGGCGGACGGCTGTTCCAGATGGCCGTGGCCCCTCACCTCCAGGGGCAGGGGCTGGGCGCCCGGCTGGTGCGGACGCTGGAAGTGGAGCTGGCGCGGCGTGGCCTCACCCACGTCCACCTTCACGCGCGCGCCCCGGCCGTCCCCTTCTATGAGCGGCTGGGCTACGCCGTCTTCGGCGACCCCTACACCGAGGTGGGCATCCCCCACCGCGACATGCGCAAGACACTCGGCTGA